From the Pseudarthrobacter sp. MM222 genome, one window contains:
- the groES gene encoding co-chaperone GroES: protein MSVSIKPLEDRIVVRPLEAEQTTASGLVIPDSAQEKPQEGEVVAVGPGRFDDNGNRVPIDVTVGDVVIYSKYGGTEVKTGGTEYLVLSARDVLAIVVK, encoded by the coding sequence TTGTCGGTCTCTATTAAGCCTCTTGAGGATCGTATTGTTGTCCGCCCGCTCGAAGCCGAGCAGACCACGGCTTCCGGCCTGGTTATCCCGGACTCCGCGCAGGAAAAGCCGCAGGAAGGCGAAGTTGTCGCAGTAGGCCCCGGCCGCTTCGACGACAACGGCAACCGCGTCCCGATCGATGTCACCGTCGGCGACGTCGTCATCTACTCCAAGTACGGCGGAACCGAAGTCAAGACCGGCGGCACCGAGTACCTCGTGCTGTCCGCCCGCGACGTCCTGGCGATCGTCGTAAAGTAA
- a CDS encoding class I SAM-dependent methyltransferase, with amino-acid sequence MADAPQDQIAPLLNPEGWELLASLGPYREDEAFRLNASLRKAGHSPELVSAALTQSRLRTKAEAKFGEFARQMIFTQAGLEQATRLPVAARHAQRFAEAGTQHVADLGCGLGADAMALASLDIQVTAVEMDETTAACATMNLIPFRNATVVHADATALPLAGIDGVWLDPARRTTSTSGTKRLWDPEDFSPPLSFAESLAGSGVAVGVKMGPGMPHEAVPAGCEAQWVSVGGDVTEVALWFNAVRRPGVRRAALLLGPQGAAELTSAEEFDGGPAAPVGAVEGYLYEPDGAVIRAGLVADVALQLGGHLVDEHIAYICAPELVDTPFARAYRVLEVMPYNVKALKAWVKDRGVGVLDIKKRGTSVTPEELRKQLLPGGKNTAGKQKSKKAATLVLTRIGEDRVAISVEPV; translated from the coding sequence ATGGCTGACGCACCGCAGGACCAGATCGCCCCGCTCCTCAATCCCGAAGGCTGGGAACTGCTGGCGTCGCTGGGACCGTACCGGGAGGATGAGGCGTTCCGGCTCAACGCCTCGCTCCGCAAGGCGGGTCACTCCCCCGAACTGGTGTCGGCGGCGCTCACGCAGTCCCGGCTCCGGACCAAGGCCGAGGCCAAGTTCGGTGAATTCGCCCGGCAGATGATCTTCACCCAGGCGGGGCTGGAACAGGCCACCCGGCTTCCGGTGGCGGCCCGGCACGCGCAGCGCTTCGCGGAGGCCGGAACCCAGCACGTCGCGGACCTTGGTTGCGGCCTGGGTGCCGACGCGATGGCGCTGGCCTCCCTGGACATCCAGGTCACAGCGGTGGAGATGGATGAGACCACGGCAGCCTGCGCCACCATGAACCTGATCCCGTTCCGGAACGCCACGGTGGTCCATGCTGACGCCACCGCGTTGCCCCTGGCGGGAATCGACGGCGTCTGGCTGGATCCCGCCCGCCGAACCACCTCAACCTCGGGGACCAAACGGCTCTGGGATCCGGAGGACTTCTCCCCGCCGCTGTCCTTTGCCGAATCCCTGGCCGGTTCCGGTGTCGCCGTCGGCGTGAAGATGGGCCCCGGTATGCCGCATGAGGCGGTGCCCGCGGGCTGCGAGGCGCAGTGGGTCTCGGTCGGCGGGGACGTCACCGAGGTGGCCCTGTGGTTCAACGCCGTGCGGCGTCCGGGTGTCCGGCGTGCCGCCTTGCTGCTGGGGCCGCAGGGAGCCGCCGAGCTGACCAGCGCCGAGGAGTTCGACGGCGGCCCGGCCGCCCCGGTGGGCGCTGTCGAGGGGTATCTCTATGAGCCCGACGGCGCCGTCATCCGCGCCGGGCTGGTGGCCGACGTCGCCCTCCAGCTGGGCGGGCATCTGGTGGACGAGCACATCGCCTACATCTGCGCACCGGAGCTGGTGGACACGCCGTTCGCCCGGGCGTACCGGGTCCTGGAAGTGATGCCCTACAACGTCAAGGCGCTGAAGGCCTGGGTCAAGGACCGCGGCGTTGGCGTGCTGGACATCAAGAAACGCGGCACGTCGGTGACGCCCGAGGAGCTGCGCAAGCAGCTCCTCCCCGGCGGGAAGAACACGGCCGGCAAACAAAAAAGCAAAAAGGCGGCCACCCTGGTCCTCACCAGGATCGGCGAGGACCGGGTGGCCATCTCGGTGGAACCCGTCTAG
- a CDS encoding shikimate 5-dehydrogenase, whose protein sequence is MTLCISLSARPSNNGTRFHNHLYEQLGLNWIYKAFAPTDLAQAIAGVRGLGIRGCAVSMPYKEDVIALVDVMDPSAKAIDSVNTIVNDGGRLTAYNTDYTAIEQLLQSNAVPTDSSVLVLGSGGMAKATVAALRDAGFTGVTVVARNENSGRALAEQYGFAWSAELGSAQSGTGTADMLINVTPIGMAGSMAGGPDAEALSFPLEAIDAAKVVFDVVALPAETPLIKAARAAGKTVITGAEVATIQALEQFVLYTGIRPTDEQIRSAEDFMRAQ, encoded by the coding sequence ATGACCCTCTGCATCTCCCTCTCGGCCCGGCCGAGCAACAACGGGACGCGCTTCCACAACCATCTGTACGAACAGCTGGGCCTGAACTGGATCTACAAGGCCTTCGCACCCACCGACTTGGCCCAGGCGATCGCCGGAGTGCGGGGCCTGGGAATCCGCGGCTGCGCCGTGTCCATGCCGTACAAGGAGGATGTCATTGCCCTCGTGGACGTGATGGACCCATCAGCCAAGGCCATCGACTCGGTCAACACCATCGTCAACGACGGCGGACGCCTCACCGCGTACAACACCGACTACACGGCAATTGAGCAGCTCCTGCAAAGCAACGCCGTCCCAACAGACTCCTCGGTGCTGGTTCTGGGTTCCGGCGGCATGGCCAAGGCCACCGTGGCCGCGCTGCGCGATGCCGGCTTCACGGGCGTGACCGTCGTGGCCCGTAACGAGAACTCCGGCCGCGCCCTGGCCGAACAGTACGGCTTCGCCTGGAGCGCGGAACTGGGCTCGGCGCAGTCCGGCACCGGCACGGCCGACATGCTCATCAACGTCACACCTATCGGTATGGCAGGGAGTATGGCCGGCGGACCGGACGCAGAGGCGCTGTCCTTCCCGCTGGAGGCCATCGACGCCGCCAAGGTGGTGTTCGACGTGGTCGCCCTCCCGGCCGAGACGCCGCTCATCAAGGCCGCCCGCGCGGCCGGCAAGACCGTGATCACGGGAGCCGAGGTAGCCACGATCCAGGCGCTGGAGCAGTTTGTGCTCTACACCGGGATCCGGCCCACGGATGAGCAGATCCGGTCCGCCGAGGACTTCATGCGGGCACAGTAG
- a CDS encoding glycoside hydrolase family 3 N-terminal domain-containing protein, with product MTTHAAVLAALLGLALGTAACSGPPTSESSVGQPSPEQTSAAPSPRPPSTTPAAPADRTGMAGLQDPGSRPLGWGPQQQDADAASQALAGMGLEQQAGQVLLPFYTGLDHETRAADIERLHLAGSIIMGDNVPRTPGGQVDTGAMSAVTLRLQSAATADGRSWPGMIAVDQEGGAVARLRAPLTEWPAPMSYGAAGSGPLATEAGQALASELSALGFNADFAPTADVTMGPSDPTIGARSMSGSAGAAADLGVAFSRGMQAAGMLPAAKHFPGHGSVSVDSHLGLPVQPASLDQLRAKDLLPFQAAVNAGLPMVMTGHIVVPALEPEVPASVSKAAYAELRGMGFRGVAVTDALNMEALKDRFPHGSAAPAALAAGADLLLMPADVGAAHAAIVSSVRSGALAPERLAEAAQRVVTMMIWRGRTGAPEGSQPGSGADISRKISAAAITVLAGPCSGPMVPPSVRVTGGTDQDRARFAAAARDVGISIGEGPLVSLIGHRRPALDPAAPVADVVVTLDAPWALADSAAPAKIALYGRSPGAFEALAAVLAGKAAAPGKLPVAVGAQNPGSGCG from the coding sequence ATGACTACGCACGCAGCAGTATTGGCGGCGCTGCTGGGGCTGGCGCTCGGAACAGCCGCCTGCTCCGGGCCCCCGACGTCAGAGTCCTCGGTAGGCCAGCCATCCCCGGAACAAACGTCCGCCGCGCCCTCCCCGCGACCTCCCTCGACCACTCCCGCCGCGCCTGCGGACCGGACCGGAATGGCCGGCCTGCAGGACCCGGGATCGCGGCCGCTGGGCTGGGGACCGCAACAGCAGGACGCGGACGCAGCGAGCCAGGCTCTTGCCGGTATGGGCCTCGAACAACAGGCAGGGCAGGTCCTGCTTCCCTTCTACACCGGCCTGGACCACGAGACGCGCGCCGCGGACATCGAACGGCTCCACCTGGCCGGCTCCATCATCATGGGCGACAACGTCCCAAGAACACCCGGCGGGCAGGTGGACACCGGCGCGATGAGCGCTGTCACCCTCAGGCTCCAGTCCGCCGCCACGGCGGACGGCCGCAGCTGGCCCGGAATGATCGCGGTGGATCAGGAAGGCGGGGCAGTGGCCCGGCTGCGTGCCCCGTTGACCGAGTGGCCCGCGCCGATGAGCTACGGCGCCGCAGGGAGCGGACCTCTGGCCACCGAGGCCGGACAGGCTCTGGCCTCCGAACTCTCCGCGCTGGGCTTCAACGCCGATTTCGCCCCCACCGCCGACGTCACGATGGGACCCTCCGACCCGACCATCGGGGCACGGTCGATGTCCGGTAGCGCCGGCGCGGCCGCGGACCTCGGTGTTGCGTTCTCGCGGGGGATGCAGGCTGCGGGCATGCTGCCCGCGGCCAAGCATTTCCCGGGCCACGGGTCCGTGAGCGTCGATTCGCACCTGGGCCTGCCCGTCCAGCCGGCGTCCCTGGACCAGCTCCGGGCCAAGGACCTGCTGCCCTTCCAGGCGGCAGTCAACGCCGGGCTGCCCATGGTCATGACCGGTCACATCGTGGTGCCTGCCCTGGAACCGGAGGTGCCCGCGTCCGTCTCGAAAGCAGCGTACGCGGAGCTGCGCGGGATGGGATTCCGCGGCGTGGCGGTGACGGACGCGCTCAACATGGAAGCGCTCAAGGACCGCTTTCCGCACGGTTCGGCGGCACCGGCGGCCCTGGCCGCGGGCGCGGACCTGCTGCTGATGCCGGCCGACGTCGGAGCCGCCCATGCCGCGATCGTCAGCTCCGTACGGAGCGGCGCACTGGCACCCGAAAGGCTCGCCGAGGCTGCGCAGCGGGTGGTCACCATGATGATCTGGCGGGGCCGGACCGGCGCTCCGGAGGGAAGCCAACCGGGAAGCGGCGCGGACATCTCGCGGAAGATCTCCGCGGCGGCGATCACCGTGCTGGCGGGCCCCTGCAGCGGGCCGATGGTGCCCCCGAGCGTGCGCGTCACCGGCGGCACGGACCAGGACCGTGCCAGGTTCGCGGCCGCCGCCCGCGACGTCGGGATCAGCATCGGCGAGGGTCCCCTGGTCTCCCTGATCGGCCACCGCAGGCCGGCACTCGATCCGGCGGCACCCGTGGCGGACGTCGTCGTCACCCTCGACGCGCCGTGGGCGCTGGCCGATTCGGCCGCGCCGGCAAAGATTGCCCTGTACGGCCGCAGCCCGGGCGCCTTCGAGGCGCTCGCGGCCGTGCTCGCCGGGAAGGCCGCCGCGCCCGGGAAACTTCCCGTCGCCGTGGGCGCGCAGAACCCCGGCAGCGGTTGCGGCTGA
- a CDS encoding glutamate--cysteine ligase, with protein MKIDFASSRQSTLGVEWELALVDAETGELASVANEVLRGVAAAHPELNEDDEHPHIKQELLLNTVELVTGICNTVAEAKADLSSSLAAVRDVTDPMGVEVFCAGSHPFSPPQLQPVTDKERYAKLIDRTQWWGRQMVIYGVHVHVGLDRRDKVLPVLDGLVNYFPHFQALSASSPFWGGEDTGYASHRALMFQQLPTAGLPFQFSSWEDYESYVQDMFTTGVIDTLSEIRWDIRPVPALGTIEMRICDGLATLEEVGAIAALTQCLVDEFSTTLDNGGTIPTMPPWHVQENKWRAARYGLEAIIILDAEGNEQLVTDHLRETVQRLEPVAAKLGCSAELADVLKIVERGGGCQRQRRVAAEHGGDLRAVVLDLVNQMRKGPEA; from the coding sequence ATGAAGATTGATTTTGCTTCATCCAGGCAATCAACTCTTGGTGTGGAATGGGAGCTCGCGCTCGTCGACGCAGAGACCGGCGAACTCGCCTCGGTAGCCAACGAGGTGCTCCGCGGGGTTGCCGCCGCGCATCCCGAGCTTAACGAGGATGACGAGCACCCCCACATCAAGCAGGAGCTGCTGCTGAACACCGTGGAGCTGGTCACCGGGATCTGCAACACGGTGGCGGAAGCGAAGGCGGACCTGAGCAGTTCCCTGGCCGCGGTCCGGGACGTCACCGACCCCATGGGCGTTGAGGTCTTCTGCGCCGGCAGCCACCCTTTCAGCCCGCCCCAGCTCCAGCCCGTGACGGACAAGGAGCGCTACGCGAAGCTCATCGACCGCACCCAGTGGTGGGGCCGCCAGATGGTCATTTACGGCGTCCACGTGCACGTCGGACTCGACCGCCGCGACAAGGTCCTTCCTGTTCTCGACGGCCTGGTCAACTACTTCCCGCACTTCCAGGCGCTCTCTGCCTCCAGTCCGTTCTGGGGCGGCGAAGATACCGGCTACGCCTCGCACCGTGCCCTGATGTTCCAGCAACTGCCCACCGCCGGCCTGCCCTTCCAGTTCTCCAGCTGGGAGGACTACGAGTCCTATGTCCAGGACATGTTCACCACAGGTGTGATCGATACTCTGTCAGAGATCCGCTGGGACATCCGCCCCGTCCCAGCCCTTGGCACCATCGAGATGCGCATCTGCGACGGCCTGGCCACCCTGGAGGAAGTCGGCGCCATCGCCGCCCTGACGCAGTGCCTGGTGGACGAGTTCTCCACCACCCTGGACAACGGCGGCACCATCCCGACCATGCCGCCATGGCACGTGCAGGAGAACAAGTGGCGGGCGGCCCGCTACGGCCTTGAGGCCATCATCATCCTGGACGCCGAAGGCAATGAACAGCTCGTCACCGACCACCTCCGCGAGACGGTCCAGCGGCTGGAGCCGGTCGCGGCAAAGCTCGGCTGCAGCGCCGAGCTGGCGGACGTCCTGAAGATCGTCGAACGCGGCGGCGGCTGCCAGCGGCAGCGCCGGGTTGCCGCGGAGCACGGCGGCGACCTGCGCGCCGTCGTCCTGGACCTCGTCAACCAGATGCGCAAGGGCCCCGAGGCCTAG
- the tsaD gene encoding tRNA (adenosine(37)-N6)-threonylcarbamoyltransferase complex transferase subunit TsaD: MNRTQPLVLGIESSCDETGVGIVRGTRLLTNTVASSMEEHVRFGGVIPEIASRAHLDAFVPTLRESLADAGVTLEEIDAIAVTSGPGLAGALMVGVCAAKALAVATGKPLYAINHLVAHVGVGLLETDDGGPQPFAGSSRQSALPNNLGALLVSGGHTEILRIRSITDDVELLGSTIDDAAGEAYDKVARLLGLGYPGGPAIDRLARTGNPKAIRFPRGLSQPKYMGTADEPGPHRYDWSFSGLKTAVARCVEQFEARGEDVPVADIAAAFQEAVVDVITAKAVLACRENGITELLLGGGVAANSRLRQLTEQRCSAAGIRLTVPPLSLCTDNGAMVAALGAQLVMAGIAPSGISFAPDSSMPVTSVSA, encoded by the coding sequence ATGAACCGCACCCAGCCCCTTGTGCTCGGCATCGAGTCCTCCTGCGACGAGACCGGCGTCGGAATCGTCCGCGGGACCCGGCTGCTGACCAACACTGTCGCCTCCTCGATGGAGGAGCATGTCCGTTTCGGCGGTGTCATCCCCGAGATCGCCTCCCGCGCCCACCTGGACGCCTTCGTGCCGACGCTGCGGGAATCGCTCGCCGACGCCGGCGTCACACTGGAGGAGATCGACGCCATCGCCGTCACCTCGGGCCCCGGGCTCGCGGGAGCACTGATGGTCGGCGTGTGCGCCGCGAAGGCGCTCGCCGTGGCCACCGGCAAGCCGCTGTACGCGATCAACCACCTTGTGGCGCACGTCGGCGTCGGACTGCTCGAAACGGACGACGGCGGCCCGCAGCCCTTCGCCGGTTCCTCCCGGCAAAGCGCGCTGCCGAACAACCTCGGCGCGCTGCTCGTCTCCGGAGGCCACACCGAAATCCTGCGGATCCGCAGCATTACCGACGACGTCGAACTGCTCGGTTCCACGATTGACGATGCCGCCGGCGAAGCGTACGACAAGGTCGCGCGGCTGCTGGGTCTGGGGTATCCCGGCGGGCCGGCCATCGACCGGCTGGCGCGCACCGGCAACCCCAAGGCGATCCGGTTCCCGCGCGGGCTCAGCCAGCCCAAGTACATGGGAACCGCGGACGAACCGGGCCCGCACCGCTACGACTGGTCCTTCAGCGGGCTCAAGACCGCCGTCGCCCGGTGTGTGGAGCAGTTCGAGGCGCGCGGCGAGGACGTGCCGGTGGCGGACATCGCCGCTGCCTTCCAGGAAGCCGTGGTCGACGTGATCACGGCCAAGGCGGTGCTGGCCTGCCGCGAGAACGGCATCACCGAGCTGCTGCTGGGCGGCGGCGTGGCCGCGAACTCCCGGCTGCGCCAGCTCACCGAGCAGCGCTGCAGCGCGGCAGGGATCCGGCTGACGGTACCGCCGCTTTCGCTGTGCACCGACAACGGCGCCATGGTCGCAGCCCTCGGCGCCCAGCTGGTCATGGCCGGGATCGCGCCCAGCGGCATCAGCTTCGCGCCGGATTCGTCGATGCCGGTCACCAGCGTTTCCGCCTGA
- the rimI gene encoding ribosomal protein S18-alanine N-acetyltransferase has translation MELRDMTTADIPIVHDLERRLFPVDAWPLQMFLDELAQAETRRYLVAEHAGRIVGYAGLMCIEPIADVQTIAVVPEQEGKGIGSALLSELIRESRLRHAEDVLLEVRADNPRAQQLYLRFGFEQIHVRPRYYRDGVDALIMRLRLEPGSDHGPHTTQPREADRP, from the coding sequence ATGGAGCTGCGGGACATGACCACCGCGGACATCCCGATCGTGCACGACCTTGAGCGCCGGCTGTTCCCGGTGGACGCCTGGCCCTTGCAGATGTTCCTTGATGAGCTGGCGCAGGCGGAAACGCGCCGCTACCTGGTCGCCGAGCATGCCGGACGCATCGTGGGCTATGCGGGGCTCATGTGCATCGAGCCGATAGCGGATGTCCAGACCATCGCCGTCGTGCCGGAGCAGGAAGGCAAGGGCATCGGCTCGGCACTGCTGAGCGAACTCATCCGGGAAAGCCGGCTGCGTCACGCCGAAGACGTGCTGCTGGAAGTCAGGGCGGACAACCCCCGGGCCCAGCAGCTGTACCTCCGCTTCGGTTTTGAACAGATCCACGTCCGCCCCCGGTACTACCGTGACGGCGTCGACGCCCTGATCATGCGCCTCCGGCTGGAGCCCGGCTCCGACCACGGCCCGCACACCACCCAGCCACGGGAAGCAGACCGCCCATGA
- the tsaB gene encoding tRNA (adenosine(37)-N6)-threonylcarbamoyltransferase complex dimerization subunit type 1 TsaB, which translates to MLILAIDTSAVASAALVSDDAPESVVGSFATEDTRSHAEVLAPGIDNLLAEAGLSGDDVDLIVTGVGPGPFTGLRSGIVTARTLAFAWGKPLYGLMSLDAIALEVAESVDAAPEFIVATDARRKEVYWARYTLVGGQLPELLDGPHVGFAADLPDLPVYGAGAGIYADVVKAVDSFSSRQPEALSLGQFALARLAAGEQLLDSTPLYLRESDAQVPGPRKRAL; encoded by the coding sequence ATGCTGATCCTCGCAATCGACACCTCGGCCGTAGCCAGCGCGGCGCTTGTCTCGGACGACGCCCCGGAATCGGTGGTCGGAAGTTTTGCCACCGAGGACACCCGCAGCCACGCGGAAGTCCTGGCCCCGGGAATCGATAACCTGCTCGCCGAGGCGGGACTGAGCGGGGACGACGTCGACCTCATCGTCACCGGGGTGGGCCCCGGTCCCTTCACCGGGTTGCGCTCCGGCATCGTCACCGCGCGCACCCTGGCCTTCGCTTGGGGCAAGCCGCTGTACGGGTTGATGAGCCTCGACGCCATCGCCCTGGAAGTGGCCGAGTCCGTAGACGCGGCGCCGGAATTCATTGTCGCCACGGACGCCCGGCGCAAAGAGGTCTACTGGGCCCGCTACACGCTTGTCGGCGGGCAGCTCCCAGAGCTGCTGGACGGGCCGCACGTCGGCTTCGCGGCCGACCTGCCGGACCTCCCCGTCTACGGCGCCGGTGCCGGGATCTACGCCGACGTCGTCAAGGCCGTTGACAGCTTCAGTTCGCGCCAGCCGGAGGCGCTCTCGCTGGGCCAGTTTGCGCTCGCGCGGTTGGCCGCGGGGGAGCAGCTGCTGGACTCGACCCCGCTCTACCTGCGCGAGTCCGACGCCCAGGTTCCCGGTCCCCGGAAGCGCGCGCTGTGA
- the tsaE gene encoding tRNA (adenosine(37)-N6)-threonylcarbamoyltransferase complex ATPase subunit type 1 TsaE → MSAPAWELTLEVRTAEQTHALAAGLGAQLEPGDLLVLTGELGAGKTTFTQGLGEGLGVRAGIISPTFVLVRIHPSLPDGPRPGGPDLVHVDAYRLGSASEIDDIDLENTMDSAVTVVEWGRGRVEHLSDSRLEVDLVRTLGGAGPVAPAPAAPTPGAADADEVTLDFDTDDDDEPRTIVIRGYGPRWVAPPALPGTSPEPLTEPTERTS, encoded by the coding sequence GTGAGCGCCCCCGCGTGGGAGCTGACGCTGGAAGTGCGGACGGCCGAGCAGACCCATGCCCTCGCCGCGGGCCTCGGTGCGCAGTTGGAACCCGGAGACCTGCTGGTCCTCACGGGCGAGCTTGGGGCGGGGAAGACCACGTTCACGCAGGGGCTCGGTGAAGGCCTGGGGGTCCGCGCCGGGATCATCTCGCCCACCTTCGTGCTGGTCCGCATCCATCCGAGCCTTCCCGACGGCCCCCGGCCGGGCGGTCCTGACCTCGTACACGTCGACGCCTACCGGCTTGGGTCCGCCTCCGAGATTGACGATATTGACCTCGAAAACACCATGGACAGCGCTGTGACCGTGGTGGAGTGGGGCCGGGGCCGGGTGGAGCACCTGAGCGACAGCCGGCTTGAGGTGGACCTCGTCCGCACCCTCGGCGGCGCCGGCCCGGTAGCACCTGCCCCGGCCGCGCCTACCCCTGGGGCAGCCGACGCCGACGAAGTGACCCTGGACTTTGATACCGACGACGACGACGAGCCCCGCACCATCGTGATTCGGGGCTACGGTCCGCGCTGGGTTGCCCCGCCGGCCCTGCCCGGAACCAGCCCCGAGCCACTGACTGAGCCCACGGAACGGACCTCCTGA
- the alr gene encoding alanine racemase — protein MTSPAATGDFRSASKAEPAFAEERSAVIDLEAIRHNVRRLAAVASPAQVMAVVKADAYGHGAVPVARAVLSAGASWLGVAHISEALALRAAGIEAPLLAWLHTSDSNFAAAVAAGIDIGCSGWELQRIVAAAREQERPARVHLKVDTGLGRNGATLNTWDGLVGEAMEYQDQGLLRVVGIFSHLAVADEPERPETDDQLAAFRVALAIAQDAGVDPEVRHLANTPATLSRPDTHFDLVRVGLGVYGLSPFEGQSSAELGLRPAMTVRTVVSHCKDVPAGQGVSYGLNYRTPGSSTLGLIPLGYADGVPRIATGGPVRVEGVNYPVVGRIAMDQMVIDLGPLEVSAGGHSVLGSEAVLFGNGADGGPTAEDWARAAGTNNYEIVTRISPRVPRRYINEESGNEKSGNEESRRAGEPAQ, from the coding sequence GTGACTTCTCCAGCAGCAACCGGCGACTTCCGTTCCGCTTCGAAGGCCGAGCCTGCCTTCGCTGAAGAGCGCTCGGCAGTGATCGATCTCGAGGCCATCCGGCACAATGTACGGCGCCTCGCGGCCGTCGCCTCGCCCGCGCAGGTGATGGCGGTGGTCAAGGCCGACGCCTACGGCCATGGTGCAGTGCCCGTAGCCCGTGCGGTGCTCAGCGCGGGCGCCAGTTGGCTCGGCGTGGCCCACATCTCCGAGGCCCTTGCACTGCGGGCGGCCGGCATCGAGGCCCCGCTGCTGGCCTGGCTGCACACTTCTGACAGCAACTTTGCCGCCGCCGTCGCCGCCGGGATCGACATCGGCTGCTCCGGCTGGGAGCTGCAGCGGATAGTTGCGGCGGCTCGCGAACAGGAACGGCCGGCCCGCGTCCACCTGAAAGTGGACACCGGGCTCGGCCGCAACGGCGCGACCCTGAACACCTGGGACGGCCTCGTCGGCGAAGCCATGGAGTACCAGGACCAGGGACTGCTGCGGGTCGTGGGCATCTTCTCCCACCTGGCCGTTGCCGACGAACCCGAGCGACCCGAAACCGACGACCAGCTCGCCGCATTCCGCGTGGCCCTCGCGATCGCCCAGGACGCCGGCGTTGACCCCGAGGTGCGGCACCTGGCCAACACTCCGGCAACGCTGTCCCGCCCCGACACGCATTTCGACCTGGTCCGTGTGGGCCTGGGCGTCTACGGGCTGTCCCCCTTCGAAGGCCAGAGCTCCGCGGAATTGGGCCTGCGCCCCGCCATGACGGTCCGCACGGTCGTCTCGCACTGCAAGGACGTGCCTGCGGGCCAGGGCGTCTCCTACGGACTGAACTACCGCACCCCGGGCAGCAGCACGCTCGGGCTCATTCCGCTCGGCTACGCCGATGGCGTCCCCCGCATCGCCACCGGCGGACCGGTCCGAGTGGAGGGCGTGAACTACCCGGTGGTGGGCCGGATCGCGATGGACCAGATGGTGATCGATCTGGGCCCGCTGGAGGTTTCCGCCGGCGGGCACAGCGTGCTCGGCTCCGAAGCGGTGCTCTTCGGCAACGGTGCCGACGGCGGACCCACCGCCGAGGACTGGGCGCGGGCTGCGGGCACCAACAACTACGAGATCGTCACCCGGATCAGCCCCCGGGTGCCGCGCCGCTACATCAACGAGGAGTCCGGCAACGAGAAGTCAGGCAACGAGGAGTCCCGCCGCGCCGGAGAGCCGGCACAGTGA
- a CDS encoding PfkB family carbohydrate kinase, translated as MDETPPRRFDPLSSVRSPASEGFDLLLTGTVFQDIIFTGLPHAPVAGTEIWSEGMGSCPGGVANQAIAAARLGLRTGLAAAFGDDGYGDYNWKILAGQEHVDLSLSRRVSGWHSPVTISLSVEQDRSMVTHGHPAPVTSSQLIGTPPPALAAVAGLDEDVEPWALDAHKAGVRLFGDVGWDPTGAWSSTRLDNLKYFHAFMPNQQEAMAFTGRDNPWSALYSLADQVPVAVVTLGSQGAMAVDSETGEEEWVPSLPVAAYDPTGAGDCFGAAFIVGCLAGWPLGDRLRFANLCAALAVQEVGGSLAAPGWGDIADWWQRANARKERQSSQWLRRYSFLDDIVRDVPAEAQRRATATIAHLSDA; from the coding sequence ATGGACGAGACCCCGCCGCGGCGCTTCGACCCGCTTTCCTCCGTCCGATCCCCGGCTTCGGAGGGTTTCGACCTGCTTCTGACGGGCACGGTGTTTCAGGACATCATTTTCACCGGGCTTCCGCACGCGCCCGTGGCCGGGACCGAAATCTGGAGCGAGGGGATGGGAAGCTGCCCGGGCGGCGTCGCCAACCAGGCGATTGCCGCGGCGCGGCTGGGTCTGCGGACGGGCCTGGCGGCTGCCTTCGGCGACGACGGCTACGGCGATTACAACTGGAAGATTTTGGCCGGGCAGGAGCACGTGGACCTCTCCCTCTCCCGGCGGGTATCGGGCTGGCACTCTCCCGTGACGATCTCGCTCAGCGTGGAGCAGGACCGGTCCATGGTCACTCATGGTCATCCTGCGCCGGTTACCTCCTCCCAGCTGATCGGCACGCCGCCACCGGCGCTCGCCGCAGTTGCCGGACTCGACGAGGACGTGGAGCCCTGGGCCCTCGATGCCCACAAAGCCGGCGTGCGCTTGTTCGGCGACGTCGGCTGGGATCCCACCGGGGCATGGTCCTCGACCCGGCTGGACAATTTGAAGTACTTCCACGCGTTCATGCCAAACCAGCAGGAGGCGATGGCGTTCACGGGACGGGACAATCCGTGGTCGGCGCTGTATTCGCTGGCGGACCAGGTGCCGGTGGCCGTCGTGACGCTGGGTTCCCAGGGGGCGATGGCGGTCGACTCGGAAACGGGCGAGGAGGAATGGGTGCCGTCCCTGCCGGTCGCGGCCTATGATCCGACCGGCGCCGGGGACTGCTTCGGCGCAGCCTTCATCGTCGGCTGCCTGGCGGGCTGGCCGCTCGGCGACCGGCTGCGCTTCGCCAACCTGTGCGCCGCGCTGGCCGTCCAGGAAGTCGGCGGTTCGCTGGCCGCGCCCGGCTGGGGCGACATTGCCGACTGGTGGCAGCGCGCCAACGCGCGGAAGGAACGGCAGAGCAGCCAATGGTTGCGCCGCTACAGCTTCCTGGACGACATCGTCCGCGACGTGCCGGCCGAGGCGCAGCGGCGGGCGACGGCGACCATCGCGCACCTCTCCGACGCCTAG